The Limnochorda sp. LNt genome includes a region encoding these proteins:
- a CDS encoding PIN domain-containing protein, translating into MRFWDSSGLVLLLADQPGSQQARQLYREDPAMVVWWGTAVECWSALTRLRRDAVLSPEAEGEAGRLLAALLQGAFEVQPSEELRRLAIRLLRVHALRAADALQLAAAMTWAGDPPSPGREMVVFDRRLREAAHLEGFAVVPG; encoded by the coding sequence ATGAGGTTCTGGGATAGTTCGGGGCTGGTGCTGCTGCTCGCCGACCAGCCGGGCTCACAACAAGCCAGGCAACTCTACCGAGAAGACCCTGCCATGGTCGTCTGGTGGGGAACCGCCGTCGAGTGTTGGTCCGCGTTGACACGCCTGCGACGGGACGCGGTGCTCTCTCCGGAAGCAGAAGGCGAAGCGGGAAGGCTCCTGGCCGCGCTCCTGCAAGGTGCTTTCGAGGTGCAGCCTTCGGAGGAGCTGCGACGTCTGGCCATCCGCCTGCTTCGGGTGCATGCTCTCCGGGCCGCTGACGCTCTCCAGTTAGCAGCGGCGATGACGTGGGCCGGTGACCCTCCTTCGCCTGGGAGGGAGATGGTGGTGTTCGACCGGCGGCTACGGGAGGCAGCCCACCTCGAGGGGTTTGCGGTAGTGCCCGGTTGA
- a CDS encoding secretin and TonB N-terminal domain-containing protein, which produces MKHGATGVGSTGRRLGWVAAGVALAAWCLLAAAPAASAGGLQRETGPPEMASTTGGASAASQPLISNVFVETFITQALQDIGMQAGVNILVEPGVQGFVTLELQDVPLERALRMVLAGGGYGFVRLDDRTYLVGRGDRESPNFHVLTQTRPVRFSYVKAEQARRLMPEYYAPYVRFDAETNTALVTAPPELLARIVADLQMVDRQAPQVVIEAIVTEVSEDARRQLGLDWEWTSRSTPPDVVAYDPMEGVLSAVVGTPFGKLMADLKLLVDQGKASIRANPRITVVNGASASIFVGQDRYIKIETESGSTTFTRLEAIKAGVSLNITPWIAESGEVTLTVKPTVTDVTEQMSDGLPVVSRREVSTTVRVPNGQTLALGGLVQESREDVTASVPVLGDLPVLRHLFWSSRSQQSRSEVIVLITPHVLPPATQAAPARP; this is translated from the coding sequence GTGAAGCATGGAGCGACGGGCGTCGGGTCGACGGGGCGGCGGCTCGGGTGGGTGGCCGCCGGCGTGGCGCTGGCCGCCTGGTGCCTCCTCGCAGCGGCCCCGGCGGCCTCGGCAGGCGGCCTCCAACGGGAGACGGGCCCGCCGGAGATGGCGTCCACGACCGGCGGGGCGTCTGCGGCCAGCCAGCCTCTCATCTCCAACGTCTTCGTCGAGACCTTCATCACCCAGGCGCTGCAGGACATCGGGATGCAGGCCGGCGTCAACATCCTGGTGGAGCCCGGGGTGCAGGGATTCGTCACGCTGGAGCTGCAGGACGTCCCCCTGGAGCGGGCGCTGCGGATGGTGCTGGCGGGCGGCGGGTACGGCTTCGTGCGGCTGGACGACCGGACCTACCTGGTGGGGCGCGGCGATCGGGAGAGCCCCAACTTCCACGTCCTCACCCAGACCCGGCCGGTGCGATTCAGTTACGTCAAGGCCGAGCAGGCCCGGCGCCTGATGCCCGAGTACTACGCGCCCTACGTGCGCTTCGACGCCGAGACCAACACGGCCCTGGTGACGGCGCCGCCGGAGCTGCTGGCCCGCATCGTGGCCGACCTGCAGATGGTGGACCGGCAGGCACCCCAGGTGGTCATCGAGGCCATCGTGACCGAGGTGTCGGAGGATGCGCGCCGGCAACTGGGGCTCGACTGGGAGTGGACCTCCCGCTCGACGCCTCCCGACGTGGTCGCCTACGACCCCATGGAGGGCGTGCTGAGCGCCGTGGTGGGGACGCCCTTCGGCAAGCTCATGGCCGACCTCAAGCTCCTCGTGGATCAGGGCAAGGCCTCCATCCGGGCCAATCCGCGCATCACCGTCGTCAACGGCGCCAGCGCCTCCATCTTCGTCGGCCAGGACCGCTACATCAAGATCGAGACCGAGTCCGGCTCGACCACCTTCACCCGCCTGGAGGCCATCAAGGCGGGCGTGAGCCTCAACATCACCCCCTGGATCGCCGAGTCCGGCGAGGTGACGCTGACGGTCAAGCCCACCGTCACCGACGTCACCGAGCAGATGAGCGACGGGCTGCCGGTGGTGAGCCGCCGCGAGGTGTCGACCACCGTGCGGGTGCCGAACGGCCAGACCCTGGCGCTGGGAGGTCTGGTGCAGGAGAGCCGCGAGGACGTCACGGCCTCCGTCCCGGTGCTGGGGGACCTCCCGGTGCTGCGGCACCTGTTTTGGTCGAGTCGCTCCCAGCAGAGCCGCTCGGAGGTGATCGTGCTGATCACGCCCCACGTGTTGCCTCCTGCGACACAGGCGGCACCGGCCAGGCCGTGA
- a CDS encoding response regulator transcription factor, with product MIVDDDPLARYALRSLVEAVDGVDVVTEAAGSHDALQQAEDSRPELALVDVQMGDADGLQLTRALVERHPALKVLVVSVLPEDPYALEALRSGAWGYLRKEHVARHIQEAVMALSQGLTYLAPSVAPGLLRRLLWASDARPSPTLTPREREVLALLSQGLSNKEIASRLHSTVRTVKAHISHILQKLNVQDRTQAALLAVRLGMSQEGAAGRPD from the coding sequence ATGATCGTGGACGACGATCCGCTGGCCCGCTACGCCTTGCGCAGCCTGGTGGAAGCCGTGGACGGCGTCGACGTCGTAACCGAGGCGGCGGGGTCCCACGACGCCTTGCAGCAGGCCGAGGACTCCCGCCCCGAGCTGGCACTGGTGGATGTACAGATGGGCGACGCAGACGGCCTGCAGCTGACCCGGGCCCTGGTGGAGCGGCACCCCGCCCTCAAGGTGCTGGTGGTGAGCGTCCTCCCGGAGGATCCCTACGCCCTCGAGGCGCTGCGCAGCGGAGCATGGGGGTACCTGCGCAAGGAGCACGTGGCCCGCCACATCCAGGAGGCCGTCATGGCGTTGAGCCAGGGTCTGACCTACCTGGCGCCGTCCGTGGCGCCCGGGCTCCTGCGCCGGCTGCTGTGGGCGAGCGACGCGAGGCCCTCGCCCACCCTCACACCTCGGGAGCGTGAGGTCCTGGCCCTGCTGTCACAAGGCCTGAGCAACAAGGAGATCGCCTCTCGCCTGCACTCTACGGTGCGCACCGTCAAAGCGCACATCTCCCACATCTTGCAGAAGCTCAACGTCCAGGACCGCACCCAGGCCGCCTTGCTGGCCGTGCGCCTGGGGATGTCGCAAGAGGGGGCAGCGGGCCGGCCCGACTAG
- a CDS encoding ATP-binding protein — protein sequence MGVAHSFALDRAAGDGSASGRPGSALGHGSPRWDVPPEHLLELGRRALFLAHDVNAMLSVARVALERSAAAASQGRSADPGAMQVLEAALARASALLEEVLHFGARPPLRRRPVAVAEVVRRVARLVRTVATLGRCDRMVTERYDAAPVIWGDEVLLESSLTNLAFNAYHAAQPCRGRDARLDFAVTSRGGETVITIYNSTCTRLLRPEALLEGPSRGSEAGHGLGLIIARTGIEAHGGRLMLESDDGGVRATVLLPAPSEQTAAADGPPPTVDVAGEGRGAWATPTSSGSGEPA from the coding sequence GTGGGCGTGGCGCACAGCTTCGCTCTCGATCGCGCCGCCGGCGACGGGTCTGCGAGCGGTCGTCCTGGGTCGGCCCTGGGGCATGGCTCCCCTCGATGGGACGTGCCACCGGAGCACCTGCTGGAACTGGGCAGGCGCGCACTCTTCCTGGCGCATGACGTCAACGCGATGCTGAGCGTGGCCCGGGTGGCGCTGGAAAGGTCCGCGGCGGCCGCCTCGCAAGGGAGGTCGGCGGACCCCGGCGCCATGCAGGTGCTGGAAGCCGCCCTGGCGCGCGCCAGCGCGTTGCTGGAGGAGGTCCTTCACTTCGGTGCCCGTCCCCCTCTGCGGCGACGCCCCGTGGCCGTCGCTGAGGTGGTGCGGCGGGTGGCGCGCCTGGTGCGAACCGTCGCCACCCTGGGGCGCTGTGACCGGATGGTGACGGAGCGCTACGACGCCGCTCCCGTCATCTGGGGCGACGAGGTGCTGCTGGAGTCGTCGCTGACCAACCTCGCCTTCAATGCCTATCACGCGGCGCAGCCCTGCCGGGGGCGTGACGCCCGGTTGGACTTCGCGGTCACCTCCCGGGGCGGCGAGACCGTCATCACCATCTACAACTCCACCTGCACCCGGCTGCTCCGCCCCGAGGCGCTGCTGGAGGGGCCATCGCGCGGCAGCGAGGCGGGCCACGGCTTGGGGCTCATCATCGCCCGCACCGGCATCGAGGCGCACGGGGGGCGCCTCATGCTGGAGTCCGACGACGGAGGCGTGAGGGCGACGGTGCTGTTGCCCGCCCCCTCCGAGCAGACGGCAGCGGCGGACGGACCGCCACCGACGGTGGACGTGGCCGGAGAGGGGCGGGGAGCATGGGCGACGCCAACGAGCTCGGGGTCCGGCGAACCCGCGTGA
- a CDS encoding type II toxin-antitoxin system VapC family toxin — MRIFVDTSGLLAVLDASDRWHAATRQTWEHLLTTDAQLVTTSYVMVELYALAQRRLGMEAVRTLYTDVQPVLTVLWVDEGMHRAGVEALLGSGRRGPSLVDCVSFVAMRQEGIADALALDAHFAAQGFRCHPEVSLG, encoded by the coding sequence ATGCGCATCTTCGTCGACACGTCGGGGTTGCTGGCTGTCCTTGACGCTTCCGACCGCTGGCATGCTGCCACCCGCCAGACGTGGGAGCACCTCTTGACCACGGACGCCCAACTGGTGACGACCAGCTATGTCATGGTGGAGCTGTACGCCCTTGCCCAGCGGCGGCTTGGGATGGAAGCCGTGCGCACGCTGTACACCGATGTCCAGCCGGTCCTCACCGTCCTGTGGGTGGACGAGGGGATGCACCGTGCCGGCGTCGAGGCCTTGCTAGGCTCCGGCCGTCGGGGGCCGAGCCTGGTGGACTGTGTGAGCTTCGTCGCCATGCGACAAGAGGGGATTGCGGACGCCCTCGCCCTTGACGCCCATTTCGCTGCCCAGGGTTTCCGGTGCCATCCGGAGGTTTCCCTGGGGTAG
- a CDS encoding ribbon-helix-helix domain-containing protein, which yields MQLTEEQLAALKRLAARRGVSVSELVRQAVDAVLRGPQAEQERLRRERARAAAGRFRSGLGDLAEAHDRYLLEDLT from the coding sequence GTGCAACTGACCGAAGAGCAGCTTGCCGCCCTAAAGCGGCTTGCCGCGCGTCGGGGCGTTTCAGTCTCGGAGTTGGTCCGGCAAGCGGTCGATGCGGTCTTGCGAGGCCCGCAGGCAGAGCAGGAGCGGCTTCGGCGCGAGCGGGCTCGTGCGGCGGCGGGCCGGTTTCGCTCCGGCCTGGGTGACCTGGCGGAAGCTCACGACCGTTACCTGCTGGAGGACCTTACCTGA
- a CDS encoding ATP-binding protein, which produces MLDRLLHHAHVITLKGESYWMRSRLAPPKANSSPPDGPAAPALRAGGRGREGPPRPGHDWCARQDSNPRPWA; this is translated from the coding sequence GTGCTGGATCGGCTGCTGCACCACGCCCACGTCATCACCCTCAAGGGCGAAAGCTACTGGATGCGCAGCCGGCTGGCGCCGCCCAAGGCCAACAGCAGCCCGCCGGACGGCCCGGCGGCCCCCGCGCTACGGGCGGGGGGCAGGGGGAGGGAGGGACCCCCGCGCCCTGGTCACGACTGGTGCGCCCGGCAGGATTCGAACCCGCGACCTTGGGCTTAG
- a CDS encoding MBL fold metallo-hydrolase: MLASPASSGAESSPPVEVAPGAWRLAIPIPVPLRYVNAYLLRGHEGWTVVDTGFHTPDAEAAWQRALSALGVGPSDLVQIVVTHYHPDHFGCAGWLQGLSGAPVVMLAHERPQVTAFWHDGQPTGDGLAVFFARHGMPAELTADLPALHRDAMAMVRPLPQVRWVEPGDVIAAGARRFQVIWAPGHADGLMVLWEPDERLLLADDLVLATISPNISLFPLGDANPLARFLASLRRIRDLPARLVLPGHREPIVDLEGRARELATHHAQRLDAALGIVRRAIEESGRAPTAWEVNLQLFGPQPDLFRTRFAMGETLAHLEYLVDLGRLVRVEADEVVRYALR, encoded by the coding sequence TTGCTCGCTTCGCCCGCCAGCTCTGGAGCCGAGAGCTCGCCACCCGTCGAGGTGGCCCCCGGGGCCTGGCGCCTCGCCATCCCCATCCCGGTGCCGCTCCGCTACGTCAACGCCTACCTGTTGCGGGGGCACGAGGGGTGGACGGTGGTCGACACCGGCTTCCACACCCCCGATGCCGAGGCGGCCTGGCAGCGGGCCCTGTCGGCCCTCGGCGTCGGCCCGTCGGATCTGGTCCAGATCGTCGTCACCCACTACCATCCGGACCACTTCGGGTGCGCCGGATGGCTGCAGGGCCTGTCGGGCGCCCCGGTCGTCATGCTGGCGCATGAGCGTCCGCAGGTGACGGCCTTCTGGCACGACGGCCAGCCGACCGGCGACGGCCTGGCGGTGTTCTTCGCCCGCCACGGCATGCCCGCCGAGTTGACCGCCGACCTGCCGGCGCTGCACCGAGACGCCATGGCGATGGTGCGGCCGCTGCCACAGGTGCGCTGGGTCGAGCCGGGCGACGTCATCGCCGCCGGGGCCCGCCGCTTCCAGGTGATCTGGGCGCCGGGCCACGCCGACGGCCTCATGGTGCTCTGGGAGCCCGACGAGCGCCTGCTGCTGGCCGACGACCTGGTGCTCGCCACCATCAGCCCCAACATCAGCCTCTTCCCGCTGGGCGACGCCAACCCGCTGGCACGCTTCCTCGCCTCCCTGCGGCGGATCCGCGACCTGCCGGCCCGCCTGGTGCTGCCCGGCCACCGGGAGCCCATCGTCGACCTCGAGGGCCGGGCACGGGAGCTCGCCACCCACCACGCCCAGCGCCTGGATGCGGCGCTCGGCATCGTGCGCCGGGCCATCGAGGAGAGCGGCCGGGCGCCCACGGCCTGGGAGGTCAACCTCCAGCTCTTCGGGCCGCAGCCCGACCTCTTCCGGACACGGTTTGCCATGGGGGAGACCCTGGCGCACCTCGAGTACCTGGTCGACCTGGGGCGCCTCGTCCGGGTCGAGGCCGACGAGGTGGTGCGCTACGCCCTCCGGTAG
- a CDS encoding DUF4127 family protein, whose translation MVIVLLPLDERPCNHAYPGMLGAVGGVEVRVPPASLMGHKKQPADVDALAEWLKEAAETADGLVVAAETLALGGLIPSRVVSTPTEQALARLRVLEEVRRRRPGLPIFVQGVIMRTPAYDSDDEEPPYWAVYGRRLFLYSVVLDALERGEAAWERVRGGARTVSSPAFETELAGVPFEGLEARRAALEAEIPQEVREEWRWRRQRNHRVNQELVRLVADGVVDFLALTQDDSFPLGIHMQEQRRLAALVAETGAYRRVLIYPGADEVGLVLLARQVLRAAGLRPRVGLRFSSTEGPRVVPRYEDRPLLETIKAHLTALGGIWEQDFGRADMALFVNSPEGPQQEAAHQDSAGGAGAGSGRTLPEFLEALTDALHSDPSRMVALADVAYANGADRALVEMLPAYVWPPDLAAYAGWNTAGNTLGSTLAHATMRWVARRRLEGAAAEEAERAHLRYLALRLIEDWAYQAVVRQEMARGPVAEAGVSPYALGPHREALATQARARLEAVWHAWRARWQPELAVREASGGRDVGVRITGVDFPWDRIFEVQLSVEVE comes from the coding sequence GTGGTCATCGTCCTGTTGCCCCTCGACGAGCGGCCCTGCAACCACGCGTACCCGGGGATGCTCGGAGCCGTCGGGGGCGTCGAGGTGCGGGTGCCGCCCGCCTCGCTCATGGGCCACAAGAAGCAGCCCGCCGACGTCGACGCGCTGGCCGAGTGGCTGAAGGAGGCGGCCGAGACGGCCGACGGGCTGGTGGTGGCCGCCGAGACGCTGGCCTTGGGCGGGCTCATCCCGTCGCGGGTGGTGTCGACGCCGACGGAGCAGGCGCTGGCGCGCCTGCGTGTGCTGGAGGAGGTGCGGCGGCGCCGTCCGGGCCTGCCCATCTTCGTGCAGGGCGTCATCATGCGCACGCCGGCCTACGACAGCGACGACGAGGAGCCACCCTACTGGGCCGTCTACGGGCGGCGGCTCTTCCTCTACTCGGTGGTGCTCGACGCCCTGGAGCGGGGCGAGGCGGCCTGGGAGCGGGTGCGGGGCGGAGCCCGCACGGTCTCGTCTCCAGCCTTCGAGACCGAGCTGGCCGGGGTGCCGTTTGAGGGACTCGAGGCGCGGCGGGCGGCCCTGGAGGCCGAGATCCCTCAGGAGGTCCGGGAGGAGTGGCGGTGGCGGCGCCAGCGCAACCACCGGGTCAACCAGGAGCTGGTGCGGCTGGTCGCCGACGGGGTGGTGGACTTCCTGGCACTGACCCAGGACGACAGCTTCCCGCTCGGCATCCACATGCAGGAGCAACGGCGGCTGGCGGCGCTGGTAGCGGAGACGGGCGCCTACCGCAGGGTGCTCATCTACCCGGGCGCCGACGAGGTGGGGCTGGTGCTGCTGGCCCGCCAGGTGCTGCGGGCAGCGGGCCTACGGCCCCGGGTGGGGCTGCGCTTCTCGTCGACCGAGGGGCCTCGCGTCGTGCCCCGCTACGAGGACCGGCCGCTGCTGGAGACCATCAAGGCGCACCTGACGGCGCTGGGCGGCATCTGGGAGCAGGACTTCGGGCGGGCCGACATGGCCCTCTTCGTCAACAGCCCCGAGGGGCCGCAGCAGGAGGCGGCCCACCAGGACTCAGCCGGCGGGGCAGGGGCGGGCAGCGGGCGAACCCTGCCGGAATTCCTCGAGGCGCTGACCGACGCGCTCCACTCCGACCCGAGCCGGATGGTGGCGCTGGCCGACGTGGCCTACGCCAACGGGGCCGACCGGGCGCTGGTGGAGATGCTGCCGGCTTACGTCTGGCCGCCTGACCTGGCGGCCTACGCCGGGTGGAACACGGCCGGCAACACCCTCGGCTCGACGCTGGCGCATGCGACGATGCGGTGGGTGGCTCGCCGGCGCCTGGAGGGAGCGGCGGCGGAGGAGGCCGAGCGGGCGCACCTGCGGTACCTGGCGCTGAGGCTGATCGAGGACTGGGCCTATCAGGCCGTGGTGCGCCAGGAGATGGCACGGGGGCCCGTGGCGGAGGCGGGCGTGTCGCCGTACGCGCTCGGGCCGCACCGAGAGGCGCTGGCAACCCAGGCACGGGCGCGTCTCGAGGCGGTGTGGCATGCCTGGCGGGCGAGGTGGCAGCCGGAGCTGGCGGTGCGGGAGGCGAGCGGCGGGCGAGACGTCGGGGTCCGGATCACCGGGGTCGACTTCCCGTGGGACAGGATCTTCGAGGTGCAGCTGAGCGTCGAGGTCGAGTGA
- a CDS encoding carbohydrate ABC transporter permease has protein sequence MLLSAFKPNEELFAYPPVWVPTKPTLEHFVNAFRYTQFDRYFFNSGVVSTTATLLNLFFCSLAGYAFARLDFPGKSVLFFAILGTMMIPVYVTLIPLFILVKMFPLVGGNDILGQGGTGLIDTYGGLLVPHVITIFGVFLTRQFFSGIPRELGDAARVDGAGEFDIYLRIYLPLSRPVMGTLAIFVFTSVWDDFLWPLVVTNSDRMRTVQLGLQIFQSQFRVEWGPLMAATLVVTLPVLLVFILNQRHFVRGIVATGLKG, from the coding sequence ATGCTCTTGAGTGCTTTCAAGCCCAACGAGGAGCTCTTCGCGTACCCGCCAGTTTGGGTTCCGACGAAGCCAACGCTGGAGCACTTCGTCAACGCCTTCCGATACACCCAGTTCGACCGGTACTTCTTCAACAGCGGGGTGGTCTCCACAACGGCCACCCTCCTCAACCTCTTCTTTTGCTCGCTAGCAGGCTACGCCTTCGCGCGGCTTGATTTCCCCGGGAAATCCGTCCTCTTTTTCGCTATCCTGGGAACCATGATGATCCCCGTCTACGTCACCCTCATCCCTCTCTTCATCCTGGTCAAGATGTTTCCACTGGTGGGCGGCAACGACATCCTCGGTCAAGGGGGCACCGGGCTCATCGACACCTATGGCGGCCTTCTCGTGCCTCACGTCATCACGATCTTCGGGGTCTTCCTGACGCGGCAGTTCTTCAGTGGCATTCCCCGTGAGCTGGGGGATGCAGCGCGAGTGGACGGTGCGGGAGAGTTCGACATCTACCTCCGGATCTATCTGCCTTTGAGTCGACCGGTCATGGGAACGCTCGCCATCTTCGTCTTCACCTCGGTCTGGGACGACTTCCTCTGGCCCTTGGTGGTCACCAACTCCGACCGCATGCGGACCGTACAACTCGGGCTTCAAATCTTCCAGTCACAGTTCCGGGTCGAGTGGGGTCCGCTCATGGCAGCCACCCTCGTCGTTACGCTTCCGGTGCTACTGGTCTTCATCCTCAATCAGCGGCACTTCGTGCGCGGGATCGTGGCGACGGGCTTGAAGGGGTGA
- a CDS encoding carbohydrate ABC transporter permease — MQSTTGIRSYWKNRTKRYTAGMGYLFVLPVVLYVAVVHFLPIASSLYLSFTRYTILSRPVWVGLANYARLLTDDPLFWRAMRNTAQYALEVLPLNIAISVGLALLVNKATHGVVLFRTLFYMPVVTSIIAVSMMWLWLYEPRSGLLNLLLDRLGLGPVQWLGNPALALHSLVLMRVWRGVGWNMVIYLAGLKGIPQEYYEAAEMDGASALQKFTHITWPALKPVTYYVIVMGLISTFQTFGEVYAMTAGGPLDSTTTVAYLIYQRAFQYYEMGEAASMAFTLFLVIFGLSLINVRYFQSRME, encoded by the coding sequence GTGCAATCGACGACGGGGATCCGCTCTTACTGGAAGAATCGGACTAAGCGGTACACCGCTGGGATGGGCTACCTCTTCGTTCTGCCCGTCGTGCTCTACGTTGCGGTGGTGCACTTCCTGCCGATCGCGTCATCGCTATACCTCAGCTTCACACGGTACACGATCCTCTCGCGGCCGGTGTGGGTGGGCCTGGCCAACTACGCCCGCCTGCTAACGGACGACCCGTTGTTTTGGCGAGCGATGCGCAACACAGCCCAGTATGCCCTCGAGGTGCTGCCCCTCAACATCGCGATATCCGTAGGGCTCGCGCTGCTCGTCAACAAAGCGACCCATGGCGTGGTGCTGTTTCGCACCCTCTTCTACATGCCCGTCGTCACATCCATCATTGCCGTCAGCATGATGTGGCTGTGGCTCTACGAGCCCCGTTCCGGCTTGCTCAATCTGCTGCTGGACCGGCTTGGCCTCGGTCCGGTCCAGTGGCTCGGAAACCCTGCCCTTGCCCTGCACTCGCTGGTCCTCATGCGGGTATGGCGGGGAGTGGGTTGGAACATGGTCATCTACCTGGCGGGGCTCAAGGGGATTCCCCAGGAGTATTACGAGGCGGCTGAGATGGACGGGGCTTCCGCTTTGCAGAAGTTCACGCATATCACGTGGCCGGCCCTCAAGCCCGTCACGTACTACGTCATCGTGATGGGCTTGATCAGCACTTTCCAGACCTTCGGTGAGGTGTATGCGATGACGGCCGGGGGCCCTCTCGACAGCACCACAACTGTGGCGTACCTGATCTATCAGCGGGCCTTCCAGTACTACGAGATGGGAGAGGCCGCCTCGATGGCTTTCACCCTCTTTCTTGTCATCTTCGGTCTCTCCTTGATCAATGTACGATACTTTCAGTCCAGGATGGAGTAG
- a CDS encoding ABC transporter substrate-binding protein — MVRRMVIVLVALGLIVGAWMSTAVASERATVRVWYAGTPRPMMDVVNNELIPEFEATNPDIDVVVEFVPWGDMSTKLATAFAAGVAPDLFMHGQAATAGFAAANQIEPLDRFLETMPDASDFGLTLDAGNYFGSRYMMPMFGSGWLLLYRADQFREVGLDPSRPPATWEDLLEAAKRLTVWRGNRLVREGLDLPSTGVNPPQIWANFLWQNGGDFFTPDFGDIAFHGPEGQEALQYIVDLIHVHKTTDTQVNMGQGNVPPLATGEVAMLFGVPGDVANVKTYAPQVYPEVRVAPPLRRKEQVALYAFNGFFMSKSSRHKDEAWRLLEYLASPTAMEKFVRSLQAIPPRQSLASSDYVASDPALRVFVEGARYARGNPNVPEWVRIRDTLSRYLEQAMYGVMSPEDALNRAASEARRFLSMP; from the coding sequence ATGGTTCGGCGTATGGTCATCGTGCTGGTGGCGCTGGGCCTCATCGTCGGGGCGTGGATGTCGACTGCCGTGGCGTCGGAGCGGGCTACCGTCCGTGTGTGGTATGCCGGTACCCCTCGGCCCATGATGGACGTGGTCAACAACGAGCTCATCCCCGAGTTCGAGGCGACCAACCCCGACATCGACGTCGTGGTCGAGTTCGTACCGTGGGGAGACATGTCGACCAAGCTGGCGACCGCCTTCGCGGCCGGGGTCGCTCCTGACCTCTTCATGCACGGCCAGGCGGCGACGGCGGGGTTTGCCGCGGCCAACCAGATCGAACCCCTGGACCGGTTCCTCGAGACCATGCCCGACGCATCGGACTTCGGGCTGACGCTCGATGCCGGAAACTACTTCGGAAGCCGATACATGATGCCGATGTTCGGGTCGGGCTGGTTGTTGCTGTACCGGGCCGACCAATTCCGCGAGGTGGGACTGGATCCCAGCAGGCCTCCGGCGACGTGGGAGGACCTCCTCGAGGCGGCCAAGCGGCTCACGGTGTGGCGTGGTAACCGCCTGGTGCGCGAGGGACTCGACCTTCCATCGACAGGGGTCAACCCTCCCCAGATTTGGGCCAACTTCCTGTGGCAGAACGGCGGGGACTTCTTCACGCCTGACTTCGGGGACATTGCGTTCCACGGCCCCGAGGGTCAGGAGGCGCTCCAGTACATCGTGGACTTGATTCACGTGCACAAGACGACGGACACCCAGGTCAACATGGGGCAGGGCAACGTGCCGCCCCTCGCAACGGGCGAGGTCGCGATGCTGTTTGGAGTACCCGGTGACGTGGCCAACGTCAAGACCTACGCCCCCCAGGTCTACCCCGAAGTCAGGGTGGCGCCCCCGTTGCGACGCAAGGAGCAGGTGGCCCTGTACGCGTTCAACGGGTTCTTCATGTCCAAGAGCAGCCGGCACAAGGACGAGGCCTGGCGGTTGCTGGAGTACCTGGCCTCGCCAACGGCCATGGAGAAGTTCGTTCGATCCCTCCAGGCGATACCCCCGCGTCAGTCCCTGGCGTCGTCCGACTACGTCGCCTCGGATCCTGCGCTGCGGGTGTTCGTCGAGGGGGCCCGGTACGCGCGGGGCAATCCCAACGTGCCCGAGTGGGTGCGCATCCGGGACACCCTCTCTCGCTACCTCGAACAGGCCATGTACGGCGTCATGAGCCCCGAGGACGCCTTGAATCGAGCGGCTTCAGAGGCAAGGCGCTTTCTGTCCATGCCGTGA